In Panthera leo isolate Ple1 chromosome E3, P.leo_Ple1_pat1.1, whole genome shotgun sequence, a genomic segment contains:
- the LOC122209475 gene encoding serine protease 29-like, which produces KELVGIVGGHSAPQGKWPWQVSLKVYNYNWASWVHICGGSLIHPQWVLTAAHCIDRKDADPAAYRIHAGDVYLYGGRTLLNVTQVIVHPDYINAQLGADVALLQLSHSVKYTANVRPVKLPSALLEVTPEDECWVTGWGTVMVHQLLPPPYRLQQVAVSVVENPVCDQQYHDATSHHLAGRKIIQDDMLCAGTEGRDSCQGDSGGPLVCNTTGAWHLVGVVSWGDSCAVRNRPGVYARVQTYVPWITQQIGRGL; this is translated from the exons AAAGAGCTGGTGGGCATCGTCGGGGGCCACAGTGCCCCCCAGGGGAAGTGGCCGTGGCAGGTCAGCCTGAAAGTCTACAATTATAACTGGGCCTCCTGGGTGCATATCTGCGGGGGCTCCCTCATCCACCCCCAGTGGGTGCTGACCGCTGCCCACTGCATCGACCG GAAGGACGCCGACCCGGCAGCCTACCGCATCCATGCCGGGGACGTGTACCTCTACGGCGGGAGGACGCTGCTGAATGTGACCCAAGTCATCGTCCACCCCGACTACATCAACGCCCAACTGGGTGCGGACGTGGCCCTGCTCCAGCTGTCACACTCTGTGAAATACACGGCTAACGTCAGGCCTGTCAAGCTCCCGTCGGCCCTGCTTGAAGTCACCCCAGAGGACGAGTGCTGGGTGACCGGCTGGGGCACCGTCATGGTGCACC AGTTGCTGCCTCCGCCCTACCGTCTGCAGCAGGTGGCGGTGAGCGTGGTGGAGAACCCCGTCTGTGACCAGCAGTACCATGACGCCACCAGCCACCACTTGGCGGGCAGGAAGATCATCCAGGACGACATGCTGTGTGCGGGGACCGAGGGCCGGGACTCCTGCCAG ggCGACTCCGGAGGCCCTCTGGTCTGCAACACGACGGGTGCTTGGCACTTGGTGGGAGTGGTCAGCTGGGGCGACAGCTGTGCCGTGAGAAACCGTCCCGGGGTCTATGCTCGCGTCCAGACGTACGTGCCCTGGATCACGCAGCAAATCGGGAGGGGCCTCTGA